From a region of the Sminthopsis crassicaudata isolate SCR6 chromosome 6, ASM4859323v1, whole genome shotgun sequence genome:
- the LOC141546282 gene encoding uncharacterized protein LOC141546282, with amino-acid sequence MGPGSLGPPQEVVTFKDLAVDFTREEWGLLDPSQKELYKEVMVENAQNLFSLGLPVPQEEMISYFEQREALWMLDQEGLRRCSPAEIRLEMKETPTELSHSVVESPKQWFMIDGSCDFTWRKSSATHERIQLRERHCECNECGKGFIKKENLIAQSRIHKGQKPFECNQGGKAFTKGGFFSLHPRTHTGEKPYDCKQCGKGFREKGALIVHQKIHTGEKPYECNQCGKAFIKKESLTVHQRIHTGEKPYECNQCGKDFRSKGALTVHHRIHTGERPYKCNHCGNAFRSKGGFNAHQRIHTGEKPYECNHCGKAFRIKGGFNAHQRIHTGEKPYECNQCGKSFGSKGELTRHQIIHTGEKPYECNHCGKAFREKGALTVHQRIHTGEKPYECNQCGKAFREKVVLTRHQRIHTGEKPYKCNQCGKSFGRKGDLTRHQIMHTGEKPYECNQCGKGFRKKESLFLHQRIHTGEKPYECNQCRKSFGSKGDLTRHQVMHTGEKPYECNQCGKTFRRKGNCTVHQQTHNGEKPFECNQCGKGFRSKGALNEHQMVHTGEKPYECNQCGKAFRRKGNLIVHQQTHTGEKSYECNQCGKGFIKKGALVLHQRIHTGEKPYECNQCGKCFIIKGTLILHQRIHTGEKSYECNQCGKSFGSKGDLTVHQRIHTGEKPYECNQCGKAFRSKGGFIGHQRIHTGEKPYECNQCGKAFKHKVSLTVHQVIHTGEKPHECNQCGKAFRDKGKLIVHQRIHTGEKPYECNQCGKAFREKGVLTVHQRIHTGEKPYECNQCGKGFRKKESLILHQRIHTGEKPYECNQCGKSFIKKGALILHQRIHTGEKPYECNHCGKAFRRKGNLIVHQQTHIGEKSYACTHCGKAFRRKGNFIVHQQTHNVLRKTL; translated from the exons ATGGGCCCTGGGAGCCTCGGACCTCCTCAG GAGGTTGTGACATTCAAGGACCTGGCTGTGGACTTTACCCGGGAGGAGTGGGGGCTCTTGGACCCCTCTCAGAAGGAGCTGTATAAAGAGGTCATGGTGGAGAATGCTCAGAACCTGTTTTCCCTGG GGCTTCCTGTTCCCCAGGAAGAGATGATCTCTTATTTTGAGCAAAGGGAAGCACTGTGGATGCTGGACCAAGAAGGCCTGAGGAGATGCTCTCCAG CAGAGAtcagacttgaaatgaaagaaactCCTACGGAGCTAAGTCATTCTGTGGTAGAAAGTCCCAAGCAGTGGTTCATGATTGATGGATCCTGTGACTTTACTTGGAGAAAAAGCTCTGCAACACATGAGAGAATCCAGCTTAGAGAGAGACACTGTGAATGTAACGAATGTGGAAAaggttttataaaaaaggaaaatctcaTTGCACAATCGAGAATCCACAAAGGacagaaaccttttgaatgtaaccagggtggaaaggcttttacaaagGGAGGATTTTTTAGTTTACATCCGAGAACccacactggagaaaagccttatgaCTGTAAACAATGTGGAAAGGGTTTTAGAGAAAAGGGAGCTCTTATAgtacatcagaaaatccacactggagagaaaccttatgaatgtaaccagtgtggaaaggcttttataaaaaaagaatctcttactgtacatcagagaatccacactggagagaaaccttatgaatgtaaccaatgtggaaaggattttagaagcAAGGGAGCTCTTACTGTACATCacagaatccatactggagagagaccttataaatgtaaccactGTGGAAATGCTTTTAGAAGCAAGGGAGGTTTTaatgcacatcagagaatccacactggagagaaaccttatgaatgtaaccactGTGGAAAGGCTTTTCGAATCAAGGGAGGTTTTaatgcacatcagagaatccacactggagagaaaccttatgaatgtaaccaatgtggaaagtcATTTGGAAGTAAGGGAGAACTTACTAGACATCAGATAAtacacactggagagaaaccttatgaatgtaaccactgtggaaaggcttttagagaaAAGGGAGCTCTTAcagtacatcagagaatccacactggagagaaaccttatgaatgtaaccaatgtggaaaggcttttagagaaAAGGTAGTTCTTactagacatcagagaatccacactggagagaaaccttataaatgtaaccaatgtggaaagtcATTTGGAAGGAAGGGAGATCTTACTAGACATCAGATAatgcacactggagagaagccttatgaatgtaaccagtgtggaaaagGTTTTAGAAAAAAGGAATCTCTTTttttacatcagagaatccacactggagagaagccttatgaatgtaaccagtgtagAAAGTCATTTGGAAGCAAGGGAGATCTTACTAGACATCAGGTAatgcacactggagagaagccttatgaatgtaaccagtgtggaaagacttttagaagGAAGGGAAATTGTACTGTACATCAGCAAACACACAATGGGgaaaaaccttttgaatgtaaccaatgtggaaagggtTTTAGAAGCAAGGGAGCTCTTAATGAACATCAGATGGtgcatactggagagaagccttatgaatgtaaccagtgtggaaaggcttttagaaggAAGGGAAATCTTATTGTACATCAGCAAACACACACTGGAGAGAaatcttatgaatgtaaccagtgtgggaAAGGTTTTATAAAAAAGGGAGCTCTTGttttacatcagagaatccatactggagagaaaccttatgaatgcaatcaatgtggaaaatgttttataataaagGGAACTCTTAttttacatcagagaatccacactggagagaaatcttatgaatgtaaccaatgtggaaagtcATTTGGAAGCAAGGGAgatcttactgtacatcagagaattcatactggagagaagccttatgaatgtaaccaatgtggaaaggcttttagaagcAAGGGAGGTTTTAttggacatcagagaatccacactggagagaagccttatgaatgtaaccaatgtggaaaggcttttaaacATAAGGTatctcttactgtacatcaggtaatccacactggagagaaacctcatgaatgtaaccaatgtggaaaggcttttagagatAAGGGCAAacttattgtacatcagagaatccacactggagagaaaccatatgaatgtaaccagtgtggaaaggcttttagagaaAAGGGGgttcttactgtacatcagagaatccacactggagagaaaccttatgaatgtaaccagtgtggaaaagGTTTTAGAAAAAAGGAATCTCTTAttttacatcagagaatccacactggagagaagccttatgaatgtaaccagtgtggaaaaagttttataaaaaaaggaGCTCTTAttttacatcagagaatccacactggagagaaaccttatgaatgtaaccactgtggaaaggcttttagaaggAAGGGAAATCTTATTGTACATCAGCAAACACACATTGGAGAGAAATCTTATGCATGTACTCActgtggaaaggcctttagaaggaagggaaattttaTTGTACATCAGCAAACACACAATGTTTTaagaaaaaccttataa